The Xyrauchen texanus isolate HMW12.3.18 chromosome 38, RBS_HiC_50CHRs, whole genome shotgun sequence genome window below encodes:
- the LOC127631845 gene encoding lysophosphatidic acid receptor 6-like isoform X1 — protein MDVGMSSNSPTDICDWVCWIQWCVYIPILVAGLPLNLGALWQLYFSVRRWSESTVYLTNLIINDSLLMLSLPFKIHAYENEWTLGPIFCSLLESLLYVNIYGSIMLSVCIAVDRYIALQFPFASRRLRSPRKAVLLCLFIWLVVFISSTPIYKLHDNPGNHTNKSYCFQNFSDSTWTKSGILAAMETVFCSSTMVMVFCSVRLVQILRDLRARNPGDAKLRNNKSVKIVLSNLVVFLTCFIPYHVAALMYFHAKRHDWDSDTIDQLRYFIHISICISNVNCLADGACYYFILKENLQSAQQERRMAVHVRELRIPESKTHTFEEMCNCTSKATENTEICVDTGFT, from the coding sequence CAGACATTTGTGACTGGGTGTGCTGGATCCAGTGGTGCGTGTATATCCCCATTCTGGTTGCTGGTCTCCCTTTGAACCTTGGCGCTCTGTGGCAGCTCTACTTCAGTGTTCGACGCTGGAGTGAATCCACGGTTTACCTCACCAACCTGATAATAAATGACAGCCTGCTGATGCTCTCTCTGCCCTTTAAAATACACGCTTATGAGAATGAATGGACCCTCGGCCCTATCTTCTGCTCTTTGCTGGAGAGCCTGCTCTACGTCAACATCTACGGCAGTATAATGCTGAGCGTGTGCATCGCCGTGGACCGCTACATTGCTCTCCAGTTTCCATTCGCCTCCCGCCGTTTGCGATCTCCACGCAAGGCAGTGCTTCTGTGTCTGTTCATTTGGTTGGTGGTTTTCATAAGCAGTACCCCCATCTACAAACTCCACGATAACCCCGGTAACCACACTAACAAATCTTACTGTTTTCAGAACTTCTCAGATAGTACCTGGACAAAAAGTGGTATTCTGGCAGCTATGGAGACTGTTTTTTGCAGCAGCACCATGGTGATGGTGTTCTGTTCTGTGCGCTTGGTGCAGATCTTGCGTGATCTGAGGGCACGCAACCCTGGTGATGCCAAACTACGCAACAACAAGAGTGTAAAGATCGTCCTCAGCAACCTGGTGGTCTTCCTCACATGCTTCATCCCTTACCACGTTGCGGCGCTGATGTACTTCCATGCAAAGAGGCATGATTGGGACTCAGACACCATAGATCAGCTACGCTACTTTATTCACATAAGCATTTGTATTAGTAATGTGAATTGCTTGGCAGATGGTGCATGTTACTATTTCATTCTTAAAGAGAACCTGCAGTCGGCACAACAAGAAAGGAGAATGGCTGTACACGTAAGAGAGTTACGGATACCAGAATCAAAGACTCATACATTTGAGGAAATGTGTAACTGTACATCCAAAGCCACTGAGAATACGGAAATATGTGTGGACACTGGTTTTACATAA
- the LOC127631845 gene encoding lysophosphatidic acid receptor 6-like isoform X2, with amino-acid sequence MDVGMSSNSPNICDWVCWIQWCVYIPILVAGLPLNLGALWQLYFSVRRWSESTVYLTNLIINDSLLMLSLPFKIHAYENEWTLGPIFCSLLESLLYVNIYGSIMLSVCIAVDRYIALQFPFASRRLRSPRKAVLLCLFIWLVVFISSTPIYKLHDNPGNHTNKSYCFQNFSDSTWTKSGILAAMETVFCSSTMVMVFCSVRLVQILRDLRARNPGDAKLRNNKSVKIVLSNLVVFLTCFIPYHVAALMYFHAKRHDWDSDTIDQLRYFIHISICISNVNCLADGACYYFILKENLQSAQQERRMAVHVRELRIPESKTHTFEEMCNCTSKATENTEICVDTGFT; translated from the coding sequence ACATTTGTGACTGGGTGTGCTGGATCCAGTGGTGCGTGTATATCCCCATTCTGGTTGCTGGTCTCCCTTTGAACCTTGGCGCTCTGTGGCAGCTCTACTTCAGTGTTCGACGCTGGAGTGAATCCACGGTTTACCTCACCAACCTGATAATAAATGACAGCCTGCTGATGCTCTCTCTGCCCTTTAAAATACACGCTTATGAGAATGAATGGACCCTCGGCCCTATCTTCTGCTCTTTGCTGGAGAGCCTGCTCTACGTCAACATCTACGGCAGTATAATGCTGAGCGTGTGCATCGCCGTGGACCGCTACATTGCTCTCCAGTTTCCATTCGCCTCCCGCCGTTTGCGATCTCCACGCAAGGCAGTGCTTCTGTGTCTGTTCATTTGGTTGGTGGTTTTCATAAGCAGTACCCCCATCTACAAACTCCACGATAACCCCGGTAACCACACTAACAAATCTTACTGTTTTCAGAACTTCTCAGATAGTACCTGGACAAAAAGTGGTATTCTGGCAGCTATGGAGACTGTTTTTTGCAGCAGCACCATGGTGATGGTGTTCTGTTCTGTGCGCTTGGTGCAGATCTTGCGTGATCTGAGGGCACGCAACCCTGGTGATGCCAAACTACGCAACAACAAGAGTGTAAAGATCGTCCTCAGCAACCTGGTGGTCTTCCTCACATGCTTCATCCCTTACCACGTTGCGGCGCTGATGTACTTCCATGCAAAGAGGCATGATTGGGACTCAGACACCATAGATCAGCTACGCTACTTTATTCACATAAGCATTTGTATTAGTAATGTGAATTGCTTGGCAGATGGTGCATGTTACTATTTCATTCTTAAAGAGAACCTGCAGTCGGCACAACAAGAAAGGAGAATGGCTGTACACGTAAGAGAGTTACGGATACCAGAATCAAAGACTCATACATTTGAGGAAATGTGTAACTGTACATCCAAAGCCACTGAGAATACGGAAATATGTGTGGACACTGGTTTTACATAA